GCGGACGGACATCTCTCCCCGGAACACCGCGACTGACCGCTTCGTCCCGTGCCGGGGGTCGGCACAATGGCGGGGTGCGATTGGTCACGCTCGACCGCGACTCGGTCGCCCCCATGCTGGCCGGCGAGACGCCGGGACCGGGCGCCATCCTCGCTCACGTGGCCACCACCGGTCACGGCCGCGCCTGGGCCGACCAGTGGCCGTCGCCGTCGGCGCTGCTGGTCGAGGTGGGCGGCAACTACCTGCTCGCGGGCGCGCCCGAGGCGGTCGAGCCGGCGGCGCTGCGCCCGCTGGTGACCGGGTTTCTCGCCGCGCCGGAGCAGTTCGCGCCGGTGGTGGCGGAGGCCTTCCCGGACCGGACGGTGTGGGACCGGATCATCCACCGGCTGCCGGCAGGGCAGGACGCCCCGCCGCCCGGTCCGGCGTCCGGGGTGCGCGCGCTGAACGCGGCGGACACGGACGCGGTCGCGGGCCTCAGCCCCGAGCTGGCCTGGGTCACGAAGACCTGGGGCGGGCCGGCCGGGCTGGCCAGCCGCGCCCACGCGCTCGGCGCCTTTGTCGACGGCCGGCTCGTCGCGGTGGCCGGCTCGTTCTTCATCGGCGCCCGGCACGAGGACGCGGTCGTGGCCACCGAGCCGCCGTGCCGCGGGCGCGGGCTGGCCACCGCGTGCGCGCGGGCGTGGTGTGCCGGGGTGGTGGCCCGCGGCCGGACGCCGACCTGGACCACCTCACCGGACAACCTCGGCAGCCGGCGGATCGCGGAGCGGCTGGGGCTGGAGCTGGTACGCCGCGACGTGCTGCACGTGGTCAATGTGGACGTTCCCGGTTAGCCGCGCCGTGCTGCCCATCGTCGATAGCGCCGGCAACACCCTCGTCGACTTTCGCCGCGT
This genomic stretch from Phytohabitans houttuyneae harbors:
- a CDS encoding GNAT family N-acetyltransferase encodes the protein MRLVTLDRDSVAPMLAGETPGPGAILAHVATTGHGRAWADQWPSPSALLVEVGGNYLLAGAPEAVEPAALRPLVTGFLAAPEQFAPVVAEAFPDRTVWDRIIHRLPAGQDAPPPGPASGVRALNAADTDAVAGLSPELAWVTKTWGGPAGLASRAHALGAFVDGRLVAVAGSFFIGARHEDAVVATEPPCRGRGLATACARAWCAGVVARGRTPTWTTSPDNLGSRRIAERLGLELVRRDVLHVVNVDVPG